The Corythoichthys intestinalis isolate RoL2023-P3 chromosome 1, ASM3026506v1, whole genome shotgun sequence genomic interval tgcactctgcctcttcgtctttgtcgtcctttaaggtgaaatgatcccacacagctgacatttttaccgataaagtctctcggtaaattgggagacggtaatgtaaatgtagtgtgttgaaagtgtgccgtaaaatgcggaccggattttagggaaaccgaagcaaaaactggaatggattatgtaaatcggtgcgctgaaaAACCCagaccggactttaaaaaaaaaaaaactggatcggaagtctggatcggaaattttccgtgttggccgatccgatacagatgcgcatttttttgcccatatcagcgtccgatccgatccaaatatcggatcgggacatctctaccctAAACCTAAACCCTATAGAGACAGAGTAAAGGATAAAGAGATAGAAAAATTACAATACAACAATAGAAATACGCATACAAACAGATGGACACATAAATAACTTACTCTCGGGAAGTGTACATCTCCTGAAAGTCTCAATGAGCTCATCCACTTGAACGAAAGGACCCTGTGGAGCGGACCATAAAACATTTTTCAGATAAACAAATAAACCTCATGACCACTACGGATGTTAAGTATTACTGACAGTAAAACATGTGGGTGGGGGAAGCAACTTCATTAGGAGGACGGCCACCGGGGGGACTGGGAAGACTCCGCCCGGCACAGGGTGCAGGCCTGGGGCTGCACACATAAATGAGAGGCAGTCATGAATACAAGTCATTATAACTTCCATGGTTCAAAAATCAGATGAGGGGCACGTACGGGCCATGTGGCGCGGCTGGAAGGGGATCATCTGATTGATGTCTGGTTTGGGGTACTCTGGTCTTCGGTCTATTTCATCCTTCAGTGTGGGCGCGGAGGGCACTGCCACAGTTTCAGGAAGCAGTGGTAGTTTGGCACGAGTCACATCCTACAAACAAATTCCAGCAGCGTAAGACACAGGTGGCAAACTCGAGGGCCGTGCTCCACATCTGGCAACTCAAAAGGTTGCTACAGTTTTTTGATATGGAGGGAGTGAAGTCATTTtacaatattttaaactttcatgCACAAGGTGGGTTGAAATAGATGTGTGCCCTGGTTGAACTGTGTTAtctatatagtttttattttattgcaattgtGTTTGCCAGTTAAATCGCTCTGCAAATGGTAGGTTTTGAAATTGGCCATAGCCTGACCTCACACTGATTTATTATGAAAGTACCTGCCCTCTTCGATCTTCAGCCACACCTCCTAAAAAAGCGGGGGCAAGCTTGTCACCACTTCCGAGTTTAGACAGAGCCAAACCAAGCACACAGTCTATAATTAACGTAGTATTTAAATGTATACATGGCCATTTGCTGCGGTTTAGTACAATACTTTTGTCGCATGACCAGTTTTGGTCGCCCTCACTTTTTTTCACCTCTACCCCTGCAACACCTGCTCACtgtctacagcaggggtctccaaactattacaCACAGGACGGTGGTGGTGCATGATTTCAATCCAACCAAACAACCTTTTCactaatctggtgttttacaagtgtaatcagctgACTGCAGTCAAGTGTTGCCTGTTttagctgaaacctcattggttcaactgtgctggatcggttggaacaaaaaccaggacccacaggagCCCCCGACGACAGGTTTGGaaacccctggtctagaggCAATTTCTTTCTTTTAAATTCCATTTAAAAACAGCACAAAAAAtgatctagtgctgcaacgattattcgattaactcgagtattcgattagaaaaaaatattcaaattaaatttttttgcttcaagtattcgttcaattaaagtggcgttgtaatggtttattttgaaagtgtttacatttggtttattgatttgggtagatacgcagccctctggtctgcctcatttcacatggctgaatccaactcctccctgttaagaccaacgtaagctaagtttatgtttgggctaatgttttttaatgcatttgtaatttagtttattggtatatttagtcgttttttttttgtgggaatatgagtctcaaccacttgttaagagcattgtaaaaaaaaaacattagcattttataacatttaagctaactgacttttgctatgtaagttaggcaattgttcttttgctgtacatagatcctcatttatttattttttataacgtttgaggttcatcccaggtattttaatttttcatgttccttatccaattactcgatgattcgaactaactacttcatcgattaatcgacaactaaaataatcgatagctgcagccctaaaatgatCATCATATGCACATAGAAGATTATAACTTTAAATAAGTGCATAAAGAATTCCCATAAGGAatcataaatacagtacttaaccctcgtattgtttaaaaatcagtgtTGCTATTGTACTGGATATAAGTGTACTTTTTTTCTACAAGATTTTCATTTAGCCAGTGGGAcagcctaattttttttttaaccaatataatAGGCGGACGTGATGATCAAAGTACACACCTTGTATCCTAGAGCCTTGAGTTCACTGGTGGAGCAAGGATACAGATCCATGAATTTATATCTGTCTACAAGCAAGGCCGTTTCTTTGCCCTCGTACTCCTCCTTGAAGGCAGTGAAACGGCGTCGCTCCACCTTCAGAATACTGGCCAGGTCGCCTATGTTGCTCTCAAACGCCAGAAAACGGGCCCAGATCTCTCTGAGAGGATAGAATGGCAAATGTCTGTCAAAATAAATGCCAGAGAGACCAAACGGTTCAGTCAATATCATGAATGATGCATGTACCCTGACTTCTCTGGTGAAAGGTTTCCTGAGGTGAGGACTCGTTCAAAGAGAACCCTCGTGTTGTTATCCTCTGCAGGGAGGtagaaagataaaaaaaaaaaaaatcaatgacatGACTACCGGGTgggttttgtttgcattttttaGCTTAGTTAGTTGTATATCATCatgcttaaaaaaaacacacattatgTAATTTGTCGCCTGTGCCTCAAAAATGTCCGATGTgtccttaaaaataaattacagtGACACTGAAATTTAAGATTTTTGtggctcaatttttaaaaatcattataattctttttaaaaaatgacaggtGTTACATTCTATCCCTATCAAGGCCATTtactaaataaatgaaaaccgGATGTACCGTTAAGGTGTGAGAGGTAATCGATATATGCAAGTATATATTCTGGAATGTCTCCATATTTCTTCAAACCAAGCTCAAAAATCTTAAAGGCCACAGATTTATCCTGTAAAATAAAACAAGGACAAACTATTAGGATGATTCTTGAAGTGTTTCTGTCAAATTCTGGCATTACAGGCAGGGCTCACCTTGCTGCAGTAGTATTCCATCAGCGCTGCTGTGACGTACACATGGTGGCGTGTGCGCAAATCCTCACGGGCCTTTTTGAAGATGGTGCGGCCTGATTTGATGCCCTCCGCCCTCCTGGCAAACTTCATGTACTGGATGTAAACCAACGTGGGGTCGATATCCTCGATGGCAAGCAGTTTATTGTAGATGTTGTGCACCTTCTCGTGCTTCATACGGCTCTGTAAAGATAAGAAAAAGCGAATGGATATGAAGGATTTTCTCCAGTATGCCACAGATTGTTTCAGAGAACCCTAGTGTTATTATCCTCTGAGTAACCTACTTCTTCATAATCGGCGAATGAGAAATAAAGAAGCATGTTCTTCTTGAGTAGCGTCCCAATCGCACGCTCATAGATGTTAGCAGCTTCATCACTGAACAGCTTGGAGTTATTAATGTCCTGAAAGGACCAAAAGACATCAGAccatttttcataatttcaaattgataaaaaaatatgCAGAATTACTTAATGTTttcactgctttaagatgacaaCAATTTGTTCTTACCCCTTTCTCTGCCAAAAGCTTGCTCGACTGCTCTAGATACTGAGCTGACTCATACCACACATCAGGATGGTGCCCCAGCACCAGTAGGCACTGCTCATAGGCAAACATCACTGCAAGAAGACAAAGGAGTCAGGAGACCCAATTTCTTGCTGTGCTACAAGCTAATTAGCAGAGTCACATGCGACAACGTGTCTTAGACAATGAGTCACCTCTCTTTGTGATGAGCGTCTGATCTTCTGTGCGCAGAGGGTTACTTTTTTCCCACTGGATGTACTTCTTCCACATATCCACCTGCTGAGCCTCCTGGGGCGAGTTCTGGGGCGGCACCGAGGGCGCATTCCTGTCAAGCCCTTTCATCACAGTCTCATACTCCTGTGCACATCAGACACCCACTGATTCAGCAAGACCGTTTTGACATTGAAGAAACCAAattattcattcttttttttttttttcgcaggtGCGTGGGTCCTCACCTTCGCCACTCTCCTTGCATTCATGTAGTCTCTGCTTCGATCCTCAATCATTTTCTTGGCCAAGTGTATATTGATTCCCTGAGGTGTTAAATAACCAACTGTCAGCAATAATCATGAAAAAATAGGGAACACAAATCGATGACCTACCTCCTCGTATTTGCTATAATCTCTCCAGAGTTGCTCTATGTTAATCATGGGATTCACACAGCCTCTCTGGTAGACTCTCCGCACTGCCGTTATTCGCTGGTTCTCTGCATATGAGCCCACAGCCTCACTGGTGGTAGATAATAGATAATACAATATTAGAACACGGGTTTACTTCAATGGTAGTCTACATAAACAAAGACTGAAAGAACATCACTCACACTCCCTTGAGGAAATTAATGTAGTCCACCCAAATCTGTGAAAAACGACCACGAACCATGAGGGAACACTCATATATGTACAATTTAAAGTATATATTTGATGTACCTGATATGACATAATTTCCATGCCAATTTTATCCAAAGCAAAGTCGTATGCCTGGGCCATCTTCTCCCTGAGGACAGCACAATGTGACTTACATTGATTGAATATTCATCAGCAAGATTTAAAGGAATAACGCAATCTTACTTATAGCTTGGGAGCTTTCCTTTGGTCTCTCGCACATAGGCGAGGTAACATTTCCACAGGTCAATGTGCAACACTTTCATCAGACATCTTTGAAACAACTGCAGATGGGGGATTCAAGATTACACACAAAGAGTTTTTAAGGTGGTATTGATGAATTAATGTTAACACTCAATTCTGAGAATACGATTGGAAAGAATAATTCCAAATTTCACTCGCGGCCCAACAAACTGGCATGTGGGGAAACTAAATGAGCAGGACCATGCAAGATTGAAGATGTTGTTGTCTGAAATGTGTGGAATAACATCCTTTTTAAGTTACCTTAGAACAAGGGCGTAGGCTTGGTctaaacattggtagggacgatataacagcagaaTGTGCATGTACACGTTTTACTGGTGCCGGGAGATTCATttagaaaacttccagaatagatGTCTGAATTTTATTGGCAAAttgaaattgcaatatttgaacataaattatatcaacatacaaaaaaatacacttgttaataatctcttaactatccaggaatgcaaaagaaaaaaaataaacatttgtcttaaaacaactcaacattgtctaaataaatgtaactgaaaaaaaaaaaacagtcagggtataacaaaataaaaatgaagcctTCCTTTAGGTAGAGCACGactgtttttgtccacaagcacagctaaacacaacaaaaaatgaaactttttacCTTGACTATGATTAATGAATGATTATCtggaaaaaatgtctgcatgaatgcagaaataaaaatattttaaaataaataatgtagaaaataaataaatatattaaaaaaaaaacaaaacaaaacaaacaaaaaaaaaatggaccggcacattcagcaagtaaaaaaggctaccgtaattttcggactataaggcgctacATTTTTCCCCTCAGTTTGAatcctgcgatttatagtccagtgctgtttgttcattcatttatttgggttaaaaggtAACGCTTCATTTGACTGTGGcgtcgtaagactgtcataattatgacatgacatcatgggcattactgaatgcttatgacagatgtcaaatgacatctgttataagtatTAATTAATGataatgacactgtcatgtcacaattacaaTTGTCTTatcggcgccactgtcaaataatgtgttatcaaataccataactagcaataaatgaaacaactggaaccgtAACGGAAGAAAAaagtagcacagaacatgaatttagatTGTAATTAAcaactgtagcgctgcaatgcatgctaggaggcatattggacaacaacagtgttgacagcagttggCAGCAGAAGGTGggcagtgatggctaaatgaagcttcctgaagcaatgaagctttgcagccaattggttcaacgcTTCCGGGTGtttaatttggtcttatgatgccgctgtcaaataaagtgttgccggttaatatcttctggcacaaatatcccataatacagtgagaacagctgcggctgatggtccagtgcggcttatctatgaacaaatgtcgttttcgtgtcaaattgggTGAGTggctgcttatagtccggtgcgccctatagtccgaaaattacagtaaatataagtctgaacataaaaaaattataataatggtagggtcaattctatccttataaCATATGGGAACACAATTTAAATGACCTTTATAACTGAAATtgttgtataatgcaaataaagttacttaaaagttggtggggacaatttgagcatcctgaaaggtTGCTATTCTTATGTCCCtacgcaaacctacacccttgtttAGAATATTTTCAAGGTACATGACAACAGAATTTGTAATGAATGTGAATATTTCACCTCAGGAATATTAAAACTAAATTCGGAAGTGCTACAGTGGCCTGCATTCATAGGGAGACTCACCTTTTCTACCCTGTCATAGTTTTTTGCCTTCACCTGCAATAAGACAAATGTAAACAGTATTATTTTATGAgtaatgtaaaaaagaaaaagtgtggCTTCCAGAAAATATGTATTCATGCAGATTTGAACAAACACAACTCTAGAGATCAACAAAGTGAATTTCACACAATCATGACACATTACTTGAATGAGGGGGTTTATTATTATGTGGGGTAGATTGTGCC includes:
- the cstf3 gene encoding cleavage stimulation factor subunit 3, with the protein product MSTDPAADQAAEYVPEKVKKAEKKLEENPYDLDAWSILIREAQNQPIDKARKTYERLVTQFPSSGRFWKLFIEAEVKAKNYDRVEKLFQRCLMKVLHIDLWKCYLAYVRETKGKLPSYKEKMAQAYDFALDKIGMEIMSYQIWVDYINFLKGVEAVGSYAENQRITAVRRVYQRGCVNPMINIEQLWRDYSKYEEGINIHLAKKMIEDRSRDYMNARRVAKEYETVMKGLDRNAPSVPPQNSPQEAQQVDMWKKYIQWEKSNPLRTEDQTLITKRVMFAYEQCLLVLGHHPDVWYESAQYLEQSSKLLAEKGDINNSKLFSDEAANIYERAIGTLLKKNMLLYFSFADYEESRMKHEKVHNIYNKLLAIEDIDPTLVYIQYMKFARRAEGIKSGRTIFKKAREDLRTRHHVYVTAALMEYYCSKDKSVAFKIFELGLKKYGDIPEYILAYIDYLSHLNEDNNTRVLFERVLTSGNLSPEKSGEIWARFLAFESNIGDLASILKVERRRFTAFKEEYEGKETALLVDRYKFMDLYPCSTSELKALGYKDVTRAKLPLLPETVAVPSAPTLKDEIDRRPEYPKPDINQMIPFQPRHMAPPGLHPVPGGVFPVPPVAVLLMKLLPPPTCFTGPFVQVDELIETFRRCTLPETVEAAVELITGRLPDGSGEGNGAVENHAATKSLKRPNADSDEEDDKGVAPPIHDIYRARQQKRIR